In Streptomyces sp. NBC_01408, one DNA window encodes the following:
- a CDS encoding GNAT family N-acetyltransferase, which produces MNTHVIRPVRADEWEKVKELRIAALRDPAAPVAFLDTREAAEGRPDAFWQERTEGASQGRSVRQFIAEAPDGTWNGNVVVLVEEAGDTGIFDETIEAHQGHLVGVFVRAEHRGTGLTEALFEAALEWAWSLEGPALERVRLFVHEDNARAAAFYRRFGFEASGFVVPLPTDPSAKELEYVFSRPAGDTPSD; this is translated from the coding sequence ATGAACACGCACGTGATACGTCCTGTACGAGCCGACGAGTGGGAGAAGGTAAAGGAGCTTCGCATCGCCGCGTTGCGGGATCCGGCGGCGCCGGTCGCGTTCCTGGATACGCGGGAGGCCGCCGAGGGCCGGCCCGACGCCTTTTGGCAGGAGCGGACCGAGGGGGCTTCGCAGGGGCGGTCGGTCCGGCAGTTCATCGCCGAGGCACCGGACGGCACGTGGAACGGGAACGTGGTGGTCCTGGTCGAGGAGGCCGGGGACACGGGGATCTTCGACGAGACCATCGAGGCGCACCAGGGTCACCTGGTGGGGGTGTTCGTACGGGCCGAGCACCGCGGGACGGGGCTGACGGAGGCGCTGTTCGAGGCGGCGCTGGAGTGGGCCTGGTCGCTGGAGGGGCCGGCGCTGGAGCGCGTACGGCTCTTCGTGCACGAGGACAACGCGCGTGCCGCGGCGTTCTACCGGCGGTTCGGTTTCGAGGCGTCGGGCTTCGTCGTGCCCCTGCCGACGGATCCGTCGGCGAAGGAGCTCGAGTACGTGTTTTCCCGGCCGGCCGGCGATACCCCCAGCGACTGA